In Oreochromis niloticus isolate F11D_XX linkage group LG18, O_niloticus_UMD_NMBU, whole genome shotgun sequence, one genomic interval encodes:
- the LOC112842975 gene encoding uncharacterized protein LOC112842975, translating to MFLNMLSLHHCVFPLILLTLTGVTCEDLSPVKDEESSVEGSTVTLTYKYTTAATYFFWYRQHPGKAPEFLISHSPSGAVGEKKIPGLKIQVEGKEIKMSISSAAVTDSAVYYCALQPTVTGNTKTLYKNLWSKDNRILHNSSEVDAGLDFMCESSERLQHPDSLMDEVSQSAFSSREALQSPSSSQQTKEAVGRMGGVTCDAKGFAVVAPRTKNQERGEDTEEVQLLLGLIR from the exons ATGTTCCTCAACATGCTGTCATTACatcactgtgtgtttcctctgaTTCTTCTCACTCTCACAG GTGTCACATGTGAAGACCTCAGTCCAGTCAAAGATGAAGAGTCCAGTGTAGAAGGCAGCACAGTTACTCTGACCTACAAATACACCACAGCTGCTACTTATTTCTTCTGGTATCGACAACATCCAGGAAAAGCACCAGAGTTCCTGATCTCACACTCACCTTCAGGAGcagtaggagaaaaaaaaattcctggACTGAAGATTCAAGTGGAGGGAAAAGAAATCAAGATGAgcatctcctctgctgcagtgacagactctgctgtgtactactgtgctctgcagcccacagtgacaggaaacaccaaaactctgtacaaaaacctttggagcaaagacaacagaatactccacaaca GTTCAGAGGTGGATGCAGGTCTAGATTTCATGTGTGAGAGCAGCGAGAGACTCCAGCAtcctgacagcctgatggatgaagtctctcagtctgctttTTCTAGCCGGGAGGCTCTTCAGTCTCCTTCCTCATCGCAGCAAACCAAAGAAGCTGTTGGACGGATGGGTGGAGTCACCTGTGATGCAAAGGGCTTTGCAG TCGTGGCCCCGAGGACCAAAAACCAGGAAAGAGGAGAGGACACAGAGGAAGTGCAACTGCTGCTGGGcttgatcaggtga